In Phycisphaerae bacterium RAS1, the genomic window TCGAGCGCGAGTGGGCCGAGCGCACACAGAACCCCAGCGCGTTCTTCGTTACGCCGCCGGTGTTCGACATCGTCGGCGTAAAGCGATCGTGAACTACCGCGGCCCGGTATACAACGTCGCCTGATCGACAAAACAAAGGCGATTGCCGAACGGGTCATGCACGTAGAAGGAGCGCTCCCCCCACGGCCGGCGGGCGATCTGCCCCGCCGGGTCGCCATGCACGTCGCCCGCAGCGAGCGTCGCGCCGGCCTGAATGCACGCGGCGTAGGTCGCTTCAAGGTCTTCGACGGCAAAATAGAGCCACTCGGGATTGGGTGTCGGATCGTGGGCGTCGCCGTCGGCCCGCGGATCGAAACACGCCAGCACAACGCCGCCGCAGGCGAAGTAGTGCCGCCCGCCGGACACGCGCGATCCGGGAGAATCGAGCACCGCGGCATAGAACGTCGCCGCGCGAGTGATGTCAGTTACCGGCAGGATGATGCGGAAAATTCGTGGGGTCATCGTCGGCGCCTCGTTGGTATTGAGCGAATCGGCGATTCGGACGAAAAAGGTGCAACTCTCGTAGCGTGACGTTGCCGATCGGCTCGAACTGCGCCATCATAAGCGTCCGTCGGGGGAGTTTCCTGGAGCCGCGCATGTCGATGGAAAACCCGCCGCCCGAGTCGTCCCCCGTGGGCGGTCCGGACGTCGCCCAACTGAAAAGCGCCATGAAAGCATTCAAAAAGCGCCTGAAAATGGCCCGACTCGACGACGAATCGCGCCTCGGGCATGGTCCGATGAGCAGCGGCGGAAGTTCCGGGATCGTGGCGATCGTGCCGCCCAATCAGTTTCCGCAGTCCGTGTGGGACGAACTCACGCGGCAGGGAAAAATTCGCCGGGCTGGTCAGGGGTTGTATGAACTGACCGACGAGCGCTGATCGCGAAGGACCGCGATGCGCCGGAAGGAACGGGAAGACAAGTGAAAGAGGGAGACGGGTGGATTGGCGTTGCCGCCGCTTGCAGGGTTGGGTTTCGAGCGAGGGCCATCAAAGCAGGTGACCAGTGGTTCCTGTCCTGATGGACGCGACGTCAAACTCCAATCCACCCGTTGGTCCGGGGGAGAGAAAGAACATCGGCGAAGCGTCCCTTCTAAGCCGATGCTGTCGGCCGCGTCGGCCCGTCCCTGAGCCGTCTGAGCGACCTGGATCCGCAGTTTGGTAAAACTTCCTGGATGGAGCAGACTGAAGACTTGACCACTCCTTCCACTTCTACGAGAGACAGAATAACACATTTTTCCATATCCGGCGTCCGTAAAAATACCCATTTTAACATGATGCCGCTGTTATTGGTGTGACGAACGAGTGCGGTGGCGTCAGGCGGACTATATGTTGTGCTTTTAACCGACGATGTAGCTATATCCGGGTTGAATCTCAGTTTCTTAGTCCGGATACAAATTACCCATTTTTCGCTGAAGCGCTCGCAACTACGGCCCAACGTTTCCGTGTCGCACGCGACGCAGCAGTTTGCGGATGATGACGTAGTTTCGCGCCTCGTATCGCGTAACCTCTGCGGAAACAATGAATTCCGAGTTTCCGGAGGCTGCTTCCCGCTGCATGAGCTCAAGCATTTGGTTGCGCAGCACTTCGAGCCGCAATTCACCTTGCGAAGGCTCGGCCGGTTCAAAGACAAAATAGGGAACGCCGTCCAGCCGAACGTACCGCCCCGGCCGCTCGACGAGCACGACACCCTCAACCATCAGTTCGGTGCGCCCGCCCGCGCTGCTTCCGCTGCCGCTTTGCTTTTGCGGGAGTATCGGAACCGGCCCCTCGCGTTCGCGGATGAGGTCCTGGTAGATGTCCAGCTGCGCCGGCTTGCGTGACGTGACCGCCCCTGAGGGTCGTGATCCGGCCGGTTGCGTTGCGGGTGGCGGCGTCTGCGCCATCGCGGCGGACGCACATAAGACACTGATAATCCAGCAAGTTGCATTCATTCTCAGCAACCTCCGGCCCGCCGTCGGCCTGTTCGGCCGGCGTCGTGCGGTCCGGCGCTATCCTATGCGGAATCTTCGCGCAGGGTAAGCCGCAAACCCGCCGTCAAGGGTCGGCCCCACGCCGATAGAGTCGGTCGGGAGCAGCGGCGTGATCGACCTCGTGATATTCGGCGCCGGGGGCCTGGGGCAGATGGTCTTCGATATTCTGCACGCGGCCCGCGGAATTCACGTGGTCGGCTTCCTCGACTCCGACCGCTCCCTGCATGGGTCGACCGTCGGCGCGGTGCGGGTCATCGGGGGGCTGGAGTCGATCGATACGCTCCGTCGCCGCGGCGTGAGCCACGCCGTCGTCGCGATCGGTGACAACCCCACACGTGTCGAGATCGCCGATGCGATTCGGGCGCGGCGCCTGGAGCTGGCGTCAGCGGTCCATCCGGCGGCAAGCATATCGATTCACGCCGAGATCGGCGCGCACGTCATCATCGGGCCGCGAGCGACGCTCTGCGTCCACGCCCGCGTGGCCGAACACGCCGTCATCGGCGCGGGGTGCATCGTCGAGCATGAGGGCAGCGTCGGACGCGGGTCGTTCCTGCATCCTGCGGTGCGGCTGGCGGGCGCGGTGACGGTTGAAGCCTACGTCACGCTGGGGATCGGCTGCACCGTGATTCCCGGACGCCGGATCGCGGCCGGCGCTCGGGTCGAGCCGGGGTCGATCGTGATCCGCGACGTTTCAACCGGGGGACATGTCGGGGGGATTCCGGCCGCGCCGCTGCCGGCGCCGGCGTCGCGTTTTCGCGCGGCGGCCGAGGTCGGCGGCCGCGTGAGTACGGGCGTTTTCCGTCGCTGAAGTACCGGCAGCATGCGCGGGTTGCGAAGCGCGCAGGCTTGCCGTACAAGACGGGCTCCCTGACGAATCCAAGGCGAAACGCGCCGAGGTTGGTGTCGCACCGATGGCAGACGATTACAGAAAGCGCCTGTCGCGGCCGGTTGGCGTAGATCATAATTGACACACCGGAAGCCGAAGAGTAAAAGGGACTCAGGCTCCTCCGGCGTCTGTTAAACTGCGCCGAATTTGTCGATCGATACCCGGATCGTTACGAGGAGCGCCGCATGTCCGACGCGCCGGCGATAGAGAATCCCGCTCAAACCGCAGATTTCACGTTCAAGGTGGCCGAGCTGACCACGGAGGTCCTGCGCGTCACCGCGTTCAGCGGGACGGAGGGCGTCAGCGAGCTGTTCCGTTTCGAAGTCGAACTGTGCTCCGACGACCCCAACATCGATTTCACCACCATCGTCGGCAAGCAATGCCTGCTGGAGTTCACGGCCGAGGCCGGCTCGCGCTACGTCAACGCCATCGTCAAGCGCTTCGAGCACACCGGCGAAGGCGTCTACCACACCGACACCGCCGGCGCCAAGCTGACCTACTACGCGGCCGAGATTGTGCCGGTGCACTGGCAGCTCTCGCGGCGGATCAAGTCGCGGCTGTTCATCGAAGCCAACTGCTCCGACATGACCGTCAAGGGCATCATCAAGAAGGTGCTCGAGGACGCGGGCCTGGCCGAGAACACGCACTTCAAGTTTGCGCTGCAGGAGAGCTACACGCCGGCGCGCGAGTTCGTGGTGCAGTACCGCGAGTCCGACATGGACTTCATCTCGCGCATGATGGAGCAGGAGGGCATCTTCTACTTCTTCGAGCACACCGCCGACGGCCACAAAATGGTCATCGGCGACAGCAAGGTGGCGCACACGGCCACGCCGAACCTGGCGGAATACCCGTATCGCGATCCGAACGGGCTGGTGCCGGAGGAGGAACACGAGTACGCATTCTCCGCTCGCGACCGCGAAGAAATGCAGATCGGCTCCGTGGTCCTGGACGACTACAACTTCCAGAGCCCTTCGATGGAGCTGCGCTCCACCGCGAAGGCGGATATCTTCACCGCGCTGGAGCTGAGCGACTTTCCGGGCGAGTACATCGACAGCGGCACGGGCACGCGCTGGGCCAAGATGCGGCTTGAAGAGCAGCAGTGCCAGCGGCGCGTCGTCCACTTGTCGGCCGTCATCCGCGGGCTGATGCCCGGTTACAAGTTCTCCAT contains:
- a CDS encoding Glyoxalase-like domain protein, with the translated sequence MTPRIFRIILPVTDITRAATFYAAVLDSPGSRVSGGRHYFACGGVVLACFDPRADGDAHDPTPNPEWLYFAVEDLEATYAACIQAGATLAAGDVHGDPAGQIARRPWGERSFYVHDPFGNRLCFVDQATLYTGPR
- the epsM_1 gene encoding putative acetyltransferase EpsM; the protein is MIDLVIFGAGGLGQMVFDILHAARGIHVVGFLDSDRSLHGSTVGAVRVIGGLESIDTLRRRGVSHAVVAIGDNPTRVEIADAIRARRLELASAVHPAASISIHAEIGAHVIIGPRATLCVHARVAEHAVIGAGCIVEHEGSVGRGSFLHPAVRLAGAVTVEAYVTLGIGCTVIPGRRIAAGARVEPGSIVIRDVSTGGHVGGIPAAPLPAPASRFRAAAEVGGRVSTGVFRR